In Capsicum annuum cultivar UCD-10X-F1 chromosome 7, UCD10Xv1.1, whole genome shotgun sequence, one genomic interval encodes:
- the LOC124885683 gene encoding uncharacterized protein LOC124885683 has protein sequence MKFKKYSGLISHLLVTKQHNNLLMKNHESRPPDTAPFPEVNPAYFHQTMLERSPNPSHAYGRSRGRYFNQGDRLILNNDLQHQQCKKKGEATKAVPRTSSKNKCYRCGGKENWSRTCRTSKHLKKLYQASLKKTDNDAETNFIFEDNVEPMNLDVLDFFIVSERHVNHRIGDEYEIV, from the coding sequence ATGAAATTCAAAAAGTATTCTGGATTAATTTCTCATCTTCTTGTTACGAAACAACATAATAATCTTTTAATGAAAAACCATGAAAGTCGACCTCCTGATACTGCTCCATTCCCTGAAGTGAATCCTGCATATTTTCACCAAACAATGCTTGAAAGAAGCCCTAACCCCAGTCATGCTTATGGTCGTAGTCGAGGTAGATATTTTAATCAAGGTGATCGCCTTATACTAAACAATGATCTTCAACACCAGCAGTGTAAAAAAAAGGGTGAAGCTACTAAAGCGGTGCCAAGAACGAGCTCTAAAAATAAATGTTATCGATGTGGAGGAAAAGAGAACTGGTCACGTACCTGTCGTACGTCAAAGCATCTGAAAAAGCTCTATCAGGCATCCCTTAAGAAAACAGATAACGATGCAGAAACAAACTTTATCTTTGAAGATAATGTTGAGCCCATGAATTTAGATGTCTTGGATTTCTTTATAGTCTCTGAAAGACACGTTAATCACCGTATTGGTGATGAATATGAAATAGTTTGA